In a single window of the Rhizoctonia solani chromosome 16, complete sequence genome:
- a CDS encoding dual-specificity tyrosine-(Y)-phosphorylation regulated kinase: MLGLVRGMASVGLDSLAPARGSTHQPKRLGRGQGSGRGGTSGRGHKGQKARSGNGKPKVGFEGGQTPISRRFPKRGFFNQTGKTWAPVNLERIQSWIDQGRLTSSPTHPITARELLLSGCVHGVHDGVKLLGDGAEFLKTAIHIEPSRASQSAIKAVEALGGSVKCIYYNPLALRDLVKGRTDRKRAAPTRKSDIEWYSSWKNRGYMATPQTAEEVKVAKKAIFAGPGPRVRLKMSRSSPPPTSLRRPSGTFRTSVLGNHIAAPPPPPEPSEADIEPRRQERKSSRHSIRIETGSANPPSNARLNTEDKTRPTSVASSEFDPYYFSTHSPNQSRRASIAPEETPPDAVQEHQSTVKARNRLSINRTSLLIPDTPARDPASIDRRGLVGVGELATPRWTVARDARVVSHGHHEHHQDGIHPPHTPGEEVPNSPWTIEAIEASDSGDGRLLSTKFPRSGLATSSRTSLSSSVSASHRQDSGQPPLPQIESSMHKSVKPKMSMTEESGGEEILYKPPPRKPAARPSVSSISGKRLSGVYAHYRDGAGSSVDIVPSPIDVSEQPSPSTGSALLPPPSAYGQQTFPKARKRTSDEFAMDQSGTLISKTTGSAIVNPGAAEREKEREDKISRRRSLGVGVPTKSDRTPGKERRRGESIALGMSSTKSPPASATPRVTGDKHARQASASSTSSFHDITHPRRHDFSHLPPSPSTSSIQHFMRHGTAPPAPNTPPLPSHQSSPAVAHSLLRGTQEGWAALEDSSTAEALRKLDGLSGKSVRARSSVGSSSRPNTPGNNKTGRLSHAGSKEQLGSIVGQEADPPPPPEQVVAANTGAAENRRAGTGRQERGLVWVRQLRSEVQPLPQLSPVPQQQGPVTRPLFLLQQAPPQCPSPAASYEEIVQAATPEEEGSGADIPPVPPLPKDLSAYRTPPTAVGIVFPTSSSADDGGASTDDPDRTVVFPSMTITSPTSPPVAQRQPSKKWSFSNALNLRLPGSAGSPKELGLHIGPGTPGKEKEQWTSKGEQHQPTSQKDAYSQHSISQRTPRSQGSVSFSAGHGEIDASESPSDSSPLTGGGGSLENWTAVEHEYSPGAHDFSPSAPASAMGEYHSFSRVMESAHNYPKTPDANTQAFPRTPETARTQAYPRTPQGSHLSAVPEGSVRHGPRTPDGHASEAQSMSSSSTLDTAAQVVSSPSPKVPRRLTPSSIPFFRRSSSHSIHQGTQPITISHRHQQRDREGSVSPTFPMPQSLTHQASSHSVSSMASESGFSQSGYSGVSGPPSASKKTSVLNLGSLLKGSSSRKSMGGSGDKSDANKSGRKKRGKRRTTRSAARAEFRRLWEEKGQGQSTTVLQRTLDYILIWANLDHLVCGCKAGIKASEPPTNADVESTGVYCSTCGQPQVQQLAFVCDPSNAFVFQPLAASPASNMSKASDASLRSTRHHLPTIAGSPSVGTGGQHSKEREGVSAMSNVTVKDTPTKIPRMSTHRTPVHASPIKPGLNPFSIPLVGSRRTSLNVTGLGTAQQSAQTPSRDTSPSGQSSNTNEFGMVSSNETPKPHFAGASQSVNHRSSVRASPQSVSRVPRQSLVNLPITTGNSSSSSSAATPSAKKSSHPVSLSSLRKFSNNSTSVSAGSTSNGGAKESHHSRLSILSPTKLKFLSPKVNLPVTRVTDTSSRSIVPGTPSSSRQSLSTPSPVPQEVDDEEVAGDEEMMAYIKRLHARKLAAGAKREELEDMLKFPEPIPPKAGLSPADLLASSQNDYLCQYERKEVMDFERAYYVGQGSKKNMATLDHSTNNYGYDDERGDYLVIKHDHLAYRYEIIDTLGKGSFGQVLQCRDHCTGLSVGIKIIRNKKRFHHQALVEIKILESLKKWDPEEKSHVLKMNEYFTFRNHLCIVTELLSINLYELIKANGFAGFTTALIRRFTTQMLASLVLMRQHRIVHCDLKPESALKVIDFGSSCFEHEKVYTYIQSRFYRSPEVILGMNYHMAIDMWSLGCILAELYTGFPIFPGENEQEQLACIMEVLGVPDKDLVNRSSRKRLFFESNGQPRPVVNSKGRRRRPGSKTLAQVLRCDDELFIDFIAKCLIWDPERRLKPQPALRHPFITAGRRPKITSPAPAISSRHIFTPSSSTSTVTSSRSKPHATPQKSQIGAPTLSSRIARVPASSTNASVPQTPTSASHTTNQGTTPSHRYRVPASSSYSSRTLAPTSSNGYAQ, from the exons ATGTTGGGGCTCGTGAGAGGCATGGCGAGTGTTGGATTAGACTCTTTGGCTCCTGCAAGGGGTTCTACACACCAG CCGAAACGCCTTGGTCGTGGCCAAGGTTCTGGAAGAGGCGGCACTTCTGGCCGAGGTCATAAAGGACAAAAGGCGCGAAGTGGGAACGGGAAACCCAAAGTTGGATTCGAGGGAGGACAGACGCCAATTTCCAGGCGGTTCCCAAAGAGAGGTTTCTTTAATCA AACCGGCAAAACGTGGGCTCCGGTAAATCTCGAACGCATCCAGAGCTGGATTGACCAGGGCCGATTGACGTCTTCACCTACACATCCAATTACAGCTCGAGAGCTCTTGTTATCTGGGTGTGTACATGGTGTGCATGATGGGGTCAAGTTATTAGGTGAT GGCGCCGAATTTTTGAAAACCGCGATCCATATTGAGCCATCCCGGGCGTCTCAGAGTGCAATCAAGGCGGTCGAGGCGCTTGGGGGGAGTGTCAAGTGCATATATTACAATCCACTCGCTCTGAGAGATTTGGTCAAGGGAAGGACCGATCGGAAACGTGCTGCACCGACGCGTAAATCCGATATTG AATGGTATTCGAGCTGGAAGAACCGTGGATACATGGCCACCCCCCAGACGGCGGAAGAAGTCAAGGTGGCGAAAAAAGCGATATTCGCAGGGCCAGGGCCTCGAGTACGC CTGAAGATGTCGCGAAGCTCTCCTCCACCAACCTCGCTGCGGCGACCCTCGGGCACCTTCCGCACAAGCGTATTAGGCAACCACATTGCAGCCCCCCCGCCACCGCCAGAGCCATCTGAGGCAGACATCGAGCCAAGACGCCAGGAGCGCAAGTCATCGCGACATAGCATCCGCATAGAGACTGGATCAGCCAATCCACCTTCAAAC GCACGTCTTAACACCGAAGATAAGACGCGCCCGACGTCGGTTGCATCGTCCGAGTTTGACCCATACTACTTTTCAACACATTCCCCCAACCAATCACGACGCGCCTCGATCGCACCAGAAGAGACCCCACCAGATGCCGTTCAGGAACATCAGTCCACGGTCAAGGCTCGCAATCGGCTCTCGATTAACCGCACGAGTTTATTGATTCCAGACACTCCTGCCCGAGATCCGGCATCTATCGACCGTCGTGGACTGGTCGGAGTCGGAGAGCTCGCAACCCCGCGATGGACTGTAGCTCGCGACGCGCGCGTAGTATCTCATGGTCATCACGAACATCACCAAGATGGTATTCATCCTCCCCATACACCAGGTGAGGAGGTTCCAAACAGCCCATGGACTATCGAAGCTATAGAGGCTAGTGATTCAGGTGATGGCAGG TTGTTATCAACAAAGTTTCCTCGTTCAGGGCTCGCAACCTCTTCTCGAACGTCACTCTCCTCCAGTGTTTCTGCCAGCCATCGTCAGGACTCTGGCCAACCACCACTACCTCAGATCGAGTCCTCCATGCATAAATCAGTTAAACCGAAAATGTCCATGACAGAAGAATCAGGGGGAGAAGAAATCTTGTATAAACCCCCACCGCGAAAACCTGCTGCAAGGCCCTCCGTCTCGTCTATCTCAGGAAAGCGTCTCAGTGGAGTTTATGCCCATTATCGTGATGGTGCTGGCTCGTCGGTTGACATTGTTCCAAGCCCGATTGATGTTTCAGAACAACCCTCTCCCTCCACAGGGTCCGCGCTTCTACCGCCCCCTTCTGCTTATGGTCAACAAACATTCCCTAAAGCTAGGAAGCGCACGTCAGACGAGTTCGCAATGGACCAAAGCGGCACCTTGATTTCAAAGACCACGGGTTCCGCGATAGTGAACCCTGGTGCTGCCGAACGAGAAAAGGAACGCGAAGACAAGATCTCACGACGACGAAGCCTAGGTGTTGGCGTACCGACCAAGTCCGACCGTACCCCCGGCAAGGAACGACGACGAGGCGAGAGCATCGCATTGGGCATGAGCTCCACCAAGTCCCCACCTGCGAGCGCGACTCCACGCGTGACAGGCGACAAACACGCCCGACAAGCATCTGCCTCCTCTACGTCATCTTTCCACGATATCACACATCCACGACGCCACGACTTTTCGCATCTCCCACCATCCCCGTCGACGAGCTCTattcaacacttcatgagGCACGGAACCGCTCCCCCTGCACCCAATACGCCCCCGCTCCCTTCCCACCAGTCCTCTCCGGCTGTGGCGCACTCGCTGCTACGTGGAACTCAGGAGGGATGGGCTGCGCTAGAAGATTCCTCTACCGCCGAGGCGCTCCGCAAGCTTGATGGTCTATCTGGGAAAAGTGTGCGTGCTCGTAGTTCGGTTGGGAGTAGCAGTCGTCCTAACACTCCGGGCAATAACAAGACTGGGCGCTTGTCGCACGCAGGGAGCAAGGAACAACTTGGATCAATAGTTGGTCAAGAGGCAgatccccctcctcccccagAGCAAGTTGTCGCTGCTAACACAGGAGCTGCCGAAAACCGACGAGCAGGGACGGGCCGCCAGGAACGCGGGCTAGTATGGGTCCGCCAACTCCGAAGCGAAGTTCAGCCTCTTCCACAACTTTCACCGGTACCCCAACAACAGGGTCCCGTGACTCGGCCTCTCTTTCTGCTGCAACAAGCGCCACCTCAATGTCCCTCTCCAGCCGCAAGCTACGAAGAAATAGTGCAGGCAGCGACGC ctgaagaagaaggctcGGGCGCCGACATCCCTCCTGTCCCACCTTTGCCGAAGGACTTGAGCGCGTACAGGACACCACCCACAGCGGTTGGAATCGTATTCCCCACTTCGAGCTCAGCAGACGACGGCGGTGCTTCGACAGATGATCCCGACAGAACTGTTGTATTCCCGAGCATGACCATCACCTCCCCAACATCCCCTCCTGTGGCTCAACGACAGCCTTCCAAGAAGTGGAGCTTCTCTAACGCGCTGAATCTCAGGTTGCCTGGCTCGGCTGGTTCTCCAAAGGAGTTGGGGTTGCACATTGGCCCGGGAACGCCTGGCAAGGAGAAGGAACAGTGGACCAGCAAGGGAGAACAACATCAGCCAACATCTCAAAAGGATGCCTACTCTCAACACTCGATTTCCCAAAGAACACCTCGGTCTCAAGGGTCAGTCTCATTCAGCGCTGGACACGGCGAGATAGATGCCTCCGAGTCGCCCTCGGATTCGTCTCCTCTTACTGGCGGTGGAGGAAGCTTGGAGAACTGGACTGCAGTGGAACACGAATACTCTCCAGGCGCGCACGACTTTTCGCCAAGCGCTCCGGCAAGTGCAATGGGAGAATATCATTCGTTTTCGAGGGTCATGGAAAGTGCACACAACTACCCGAAGACACCCGACGCAAACACCCAGGCCTTCCCAAGGACACCCGAGACAGCGCGCACTCAAGCTTACCCACGAACACCCCAAGGGAGCCATCTATCGGCCGTACCCGAAGGATCTGTTCGACATGGACCGCGAACTCCGGACGGTCATGCATCCGAAGCGCAAAGCATGTCGAGCTCAAGTACACTCGATACTGCTGCACAGGTGGTGAGCAGCCCATCACCCAAGGTGCCACGGAGATTGACTCCCTCGTCTATTCCTTTCTTCCGCCGTTCCTCGTCTCACTCCATCCACCAGGGTACGCAGCCCATTACCATCTCTCATCGTCACCAGCAGCGCGATCGTGAGGGTTCCGTGTCGCCCACGTTCCCAATGCCACAAAGCCTGACTCATCAGGCCTCGTCCCACTCGGTATCATCTATGGCATCTGAGTCTGGATTTTCTCAATCCGGTTACTCGGGGGTGTCTGGGCCGCCGAGCGCTTCCAAAAAGACGAGCGTGCTCAACCTCGGTTCATTACTCAAGGGGTCCAGCTCGCGGAAGAGCAtgggtggtagtggtgaTAAAAGTGATGCTAACAAGTCTGGGAGGAAAAAGAGAGGAAAAAGAAGGACGACAAGGAGCGCAGCGAGAGCAGAATTTCGGCGCTTATGGGAAGAAAAGGGGCAAGGTCAGTCTACTACTGTGCTACAGAGAACCTTGGACTATATATTAATCTGGGCGAATTTAGACCATCTCGTCTGCGGATGCAAAGCGGGGATCAAAGCCAGTGAACCTCCCACCAATGCAGATGTCGAATCTACCGGCGTCTACTGTTCAACGTGTGGCCAACCTCAAGTCCAGCAGCTCGCCTTCGTCTGTGACCCGAGCAACGCTTTCGTCTTCCAACCGCTCGCAGCATCTCCGGCCAGCAACATGAGCAAGGCGTCCGACGCATCCCTCCGAAGCACCCGACACCATCTTCCTACAATCGCCGGTTCGCCATCGGTTGGTACAGGTGGTCAACACTCAAAAGAACGGGAAGGAGTGAGCGCCATGTCCAATGTGACTGTCAAGGATACACCCACCAAAATACCGCGTATGTCCACTCATCGCACGCCAGTTCATGCTTCGCCAATCAAGCCTGGACTAAATCCTTTTTCCATCCCCCTTGTAGGCTCTCGCCGCACGAGTTTGAACGTTACGGGTCTCGGCACAGCGCAGCAATCGGCTCAGACTCCATCGAGAGACACCTCGCCGTCCGGCCAAAGCTCAAATACGAACGAGTTTGGGATGGTTTCTTCCAACGAGACCCCCAAGCCCCACTTTGCGGGCGCAAGTCAGTCGGTCAACCATCGCTCCTCGGTCCGTGCATCACCACAGTCCGTCTCGCGTGTGCCACGCCAGTCACTGGTCAACCTTCCGATTACCACTGGCAATTCGTCTTCGTCATCCTCAGCGGCTACGCCATCTGCCAAGAAGTCCTCACATCCAGTATCGCTTAGCAGTCTCCGCAAGTTCTCGAATAATTCCACCTCTGTGAGCGCCGGTTCTACTTCTAATGGAGGAGCAAAAGAATCCCATCACTCACGCCTTTCCATTCTCTCTCCAACGAAATTGAAGTTTTTGAGCCCCAAGGTGAATTTGCCTGTCACCCGAGTCACGGATACGTCTTCCAGGAGCATTGTCCCTGGGACACCTTCGTCCTCAAGGCAGTCCTTGTCAACACCGTCTCCTGTACCTCAGGAagttgatgatgaggaagttGCTGGTGATGAGGAAATGATGGCCTATATCAAGCGGCTGCATGCTCGCAAGCTCGCTGCCGGCGCTAAGCGTGAGGAGCTAGAGGACATGCTCAAGTTCCCTGAACCGATTCCTCCTAAGGCTGGATTAAGCCCTGCTG ATTTGCTCGCTTCGTCCCAAAATGACTACTTGTGTCAGTACGAGCGCAAGGAAGTGATGGACTTTGAGCGCGCCTACTATGTCGGCCAAGGCAGCAAGAAGAACATGGCCACCCTTGATCATTCCACAAACAACTATGGCTACGATGATGAACGGGGCGACTATTTGGTTATCAAACATGACCACCTCGCGTACCGCTATGAGATCATAGATACGCTAGGGAAGGGCTCATTCGGACAAGTGCTTCAATGCCGTGACCACTGCACCGGATTGTCGGTAGGAATCAAGATCATCCGTAACAAGAAACGGTTCCACCACCAAGCCCTCGTTGAGATCAAGATTCTCGAAAGCCTCAAGAAATGG GACCCCGAGGAGAAGAGCCATGTTTTGAAGATGAACGAGTATTTCACATTCCGCAACCACTTATGCATTGTTACCGAGCTGCTCAGTATCAACTTGTACGAGCTCATCAAGGCCAACGGGTTTGCTGGATTCACTACAGCCCTCATCCGCCGTTTCACGACTCAAATGCTTGCGTCGCTCGTGCTGATGCGCCAACATAGAATCGTCCATTGTGACCTCAAGCCTGAG AGTGCCTTGAAGGTCATCGACTTTGGTAGCAGCTGCTTCGAGCATGAAAAGGTCTACACCTACATTCAAAGTCGATTCTACCGATCCCCAGAGGTTATTCTTGGGATGAATTATCATATGGCCATTGATATGTGGAGTCTTGGATGCATCTTAGCCGAGCTCTATACTGGCTTCCCCATCTTCCCTGGCGAAAACGAGCAGGAGCAACTTGCGTGTATTATGGAGGTCCTCGGGGTTCCTGACAAAGACTTGGTTAACAGAAGCTCAAGGAAGCGTTTGTTCTTTGAAAGCAACGGACAGCCACGCCCTGTTGTCAACTCCAAGGGCCGTCGTCGCCGCCCTGGTTCGAAGACTCTTGCTCAAGTCCTGCGTTGTGACGACGAGTTATTCATTGATT TTATTGCCAAGTGCTTGATATGGGATCCGGAGCGTCGACTAAAGCCTCAGCCTGCGCTCCGT